From a region of the Tursiops truncatus isolate mTurTru1 chromosome 13, mTurTru1.mat.Y, whole genome shotgun sequence genome:
- the P2RX2 gene encoding P2X purinoceptor 2 isoform X1: MAAAEPKTPAGTAAARRLARSCWSAFWDYETPKVIVVKNRRLGIVYRTVQLLILLYFVWYVFIVQKSYQDRETGPESSVITKVKGITSSENKVWDVEEYVKPPEGGSVFSIITRIEVTPFQTLGTCAESMRVRNATCDSDEDCVAGQLDMLGNGLRTGRCVPYYHGSSKTCEVSAWCPVEDGASVSQFLGKMAPNFTILIKNSIHYPKFQFSKGNIENRKDGYLKHCTFHEVSDLYCPIFKLGYIVEQAGENFTQLAHSGGVIGVIINWDCDLDLSASKCNPKYSFRRLDPKHVPASSGYNFRFAKYYKVNGTTTRTLIKAYGIRIDVIVHGQAGKFSLIPTIINLATALTSIGVGSFLCDWILLTFMNKNKVYSHKKFDKMVDAPKRGAGPGLGTSEPSQQDCALTDARGLAQL; encoded by the exons ATGGCGGCGGCCGAGCCCAAGACCCCCGCGGGGACGGCCGCGGCCCGACGCCTGGCCCGGAGCTGCTGGTCCGCGTTCTGGGACTACGAGACGCCCAAGGTGATCGTGGTGAAGAACCGGCGCCTGGGCATCGTGTACCGCACGGTGCAGCTGCTCATTCTGCTCTACTTCGTGTG GTACGTGTTCATCGTGCAAAAGAGCTACCAGGACAGGGAGACGGGCCCCGAGAGCTCCGTCATCACCAAGGTCAAGGGCATCACTTCGTCCGAGAACAAAGTGTGGGACGTGGAGGAGTACGTGAAACCCCCCGAG GGGGGCAGCGTGTTCAGCATCATCACCAGGATCGAGGTCACTCCCTTCCAGACCCTCGGAACCTGCGCCGAG AGTATGAGGGTCAGAAACGCCACGTGCGACTCGGACGAGGACTGCGTGGCTGGGCAGCTGGACATGCTGGGAAACG GCCTGCGGACCGGGCGCTGCGTGCCTTATTACCACGGGTCCTCCAAGACCTGCGAGGTGTCCGCCTGGTGCCCGGTGGAGGACGGGGCCTCAGTCAG CCAGTTTCTCGGTAAGATGGCCCCCAATTTCACCATCCTCATCAAGAACAGCATCCACTACCCCAAATTCCAGTTCTCCAA GGGCAACATCGAGAACCGGAAGGATGGCTACCTGAAACACTGCACATTCCATGAGGTCTCTGACCTCTACTGCCCCATTTTCAAGCTGGGCTACATCGTGGAGCAGGCAGGGGAAAACTTCACGCAGCTGGCACACTCG GGTGGTGTAATTGGGGTCATTATCAACTGGGACTGTGACCTGGACCTGTCGGCGTCAAAGTGCAACCCCAAATACTCCTTCCGGAGGCTCGACCCCAAGCATGTCCCAGCCTCATCTGGCTACAACTTCAG GTTCGCCAAGTATTACAAAGTAAACGGTACCACCACCCGCACACTCATCAAAGCCTACGGGATCCGAATTGACGTCATCGTGCACGGACAG GCAGGGAAGTTCAGCCTGATTCCCACCATCATTAACCTGGCCACAGCGCTGACCTCTATCGGGGTG GGCTCCTTCCTGTGCGACTGGATCTTGCTAACGTTCATGAACAAAAACAAGGTCTACAGCCATAAGAAATTTGACAAG ATGGTGGATGCTCCCAAGCGGGGTGCAGGACCAGGGCTTGGCACCTCTGAGCCTTCCCAACAGGACTGCGCTCTCACAGACGCCCGAGGATTGGCCCAGCTCTGA
- the P2RX2 gene encoding P2X purinoceptor 2 isoform X2, producing the protein MAAAEPKTPAGTAAARRLARSCWSAFWDYETPKVIVVRVHRAKELPGQGDGPRELRHHQGQGHHFVREQSVGRGGVRETPRGLRTGRCVPYYHGSSKTCEVSAWCPVEDGASVSQFLGKMAPNFTILIKNSIHYPKFQFSKGNIENRKDGYLKHCTFHEVSDLYCPIFKLGYIVEQAGENFTQLAHSGGVIGVIINWDCDLDLSASKCNPKYSFRRLDPKHVPASSGYNFRFAKYYKVNGTTTRTLIKAYGIRIDVIVHGQAGKFSLIPTIINLATALTSIGVGSFLCDWILLTFMNKNKVYSHKKFDKVCTPGPSSGSWPVTLALVLGQGPPPPYPCSADPGQAGQPQGEGQSQAWAVPPPLPCPTSAPSEQMVDAPKRGAGPGLGTSEPSQQDCALTDARGLAQL; encoded by the exons ATGGCGGCGGCCGAGCCCAAGACCCCCGCGGGGACGGCCGCGGCCCGACGCCTGGCCCGGAGCTGCTGGTCCGCGTTCTGGGACTACGAGACGCCCAAGGTGATCGTG GTACGTGTTCATCGTGCAAAAGAGCTACCAGGACAGGGAGACGGGCCCCGAGAGCTCCGTCATCACCAAGGTCAAGGGCATCACTTCGTCCGAGAACAAAGTGTGGGACGTGGAGGAGTACGTGAAACCCCCCGAG GCCTGCGGACCGGGCGCTGCGTGCCTTATTACCACGGGTCCTCCAAGACCTGCGAGGTGTCCGCCTGGTGCCCGGTGGAGGACGGGGCCTCAGTCAG CCAGTTTCTCGGTAAGATGGCCCCCAATTTCACCATCCTCATCAAGAACAGCATCCACTACCCCAAATTCCAGTTCTCCAA GGGCAACATCGAGAACCGGAAGGATGGCTACCTGAAACACTGCACATTCCATGAGGTCTCTGACCTCTACTGCCCCATTTTCAAGCTGGGCTACATCGTGGAGCAGGCAGGGGAAAACTTCACGCAGCTGGCACACTCG GGTGGTGTAATTGGGGTCATTATCAACTGGGACTGTGACCTGGACCTGTCGGCGTCAAAGTGCAACCCCAAATACTCCTTCCGGAGGCTCGACCCCAAGCATGTCCCAGCCTCATCTGGCTACAACTTCAG GTTCGCCAAGTATTACAAAGTAAACGGTACCACCACCCGCACACTCATCAAAGCCTACGGGATCCGAATTGACGTCATCGTGCACGGACAG GCAGGGAAGTTCAGCCTGATTCCCACCATCATTAACCTGGCCACAGCGCTGACCTCTATCGGGGTG GGCTCCTTCCTGTGCGACTGGATCTTGCTAACGTTCATGAACAAAAACAAGGTCTACAGCCATAAGAAATTTGACAAGGTGTGTACTCCAGGGCCTTCCTCAGGCAGCTGGCCTGTGACCCTGGCCCTTGTTTTGGGCCAGGGCCCTCCCCCACCCTATCCCTGCTCCGCAGACCCAGGCCAGGCTGGCCAACCGCAAggtgaggggcagagccaggcctgggctgTCCCACCCCCATTGCCTTGCCCCACCTCTGCCCCGTCTGAGCAGATGGTGGATGCTCCCAAGCGGGGTGCAGGACCAGGGCTTGGCACCTCTGAGCCTTCCCAACAGGACTGCGCTCTCACAGACGCCCGAGGATTGGCCCAGCTCTGA